Below is a genomic region from Miscanthus floridulus cultivar M001 chromosome 1, ASM1932011v1, whole genome shotgun sequence.
CGCAGTGTCAAGGCGGGCCAGCGGCGCAGCGCAGCTGTAGGCGCGCAGCATGGTGATGCGACGGTGGCGGCAGCGGCGTCATCGCGGTGCGGGCGcggaggcagcagcagcaccagcggcAGCCACGGTGGTAGGGGCAGTCGGGCGTATAGCGGACCGACGGCCTAGCGGTGCGGCTAGAGCGGCCAAGTCGCGGCAAGGCCACGGCGGCCACGGCCAGCCGGTGCGCGGCCACGCGCGCGCACGATACAACCGCGCGGCGACGCGGGTCGGCCACGCTTGGTAACCATGTGCATGGCACTAGGCAACACAAAGCTGTGacgtgcacaaattttaaagtgctgatcacgaccaaaccgttgctcctaaacctaaactggcttcactacactcaagatggcatatggaactactaaatcgaatcatagcactacaccactccttagcccaatctctccaaataaattgcttctccaaataaattgctaaacataacaGCGTCTAGCTGTCCACGGACTTAAAAAATTTCTAAGCGTTTGAGCTAATCTTaatttcatattgcatttctaagctactgaaaatattacttagcaatattctttttcaacagcaagtatttcattgtcatctacaaagtttgcacttccaactttatttaagtatcacacacttttttttatagtatttttgcttaataaaaattggttttaaaccatacttgatatgcatgaaccatcgaaccaactttcgtttagcatttttattgatcattttgagttacagaaattgatctacacacttcagCACATGTattaacacacaagtatgatgctcatgacatgttttagtagatgattaacAGGGTAACACTAAGAGTGTTACAGTCTGTTAGCtactaaaccaaaaataaaggacCAGTGGGAGATGGTACGAAGGTCTATCAGTTATGCATTTGAAGAAGCTTCAAGTCAAGTGAATAAGATACTACTCTTTAGCTATTATGATCTTCCTCTTCATTTGAAGACTTGCttgctttatctatgtatatatCCAGAGGATTATGTGATCACGAGAGAAACATTGATATGGAAGTGGATAGCTGAAGGATTTATTGTTGGAGGAAGGGGCCAAAATCTGGAGGAAGTAGGAGAGATACATTTTAATGAGCTTATCAACAGAAGCATGATCCAACCAGTTGATATTCAGTATGATGGAAGAGCACGAGCTTACCGAGTTCATGATTTGGTCCTTGACATTTTAATATCCTTATCACGCGAATAGAATTTTGTTACAATATTAGATGGAGATGACCCTAAATCTATGACTAACAAGATTCGGCGTTTGTCCATGCAATATAATGAGACAGAACATGAAGTGCTACCAGTGAGCATGAATAATTTGGATCATGTTCGTTCCATCACTACCTTTGGGCCTTGGGACGAAATGCTTAACCAGGTGAACTTTCAAGCTCTGCGTGTCTTGGATTCTGTGAGATGGTGCCCGTCTGCACAAGTGAAATTCATAGGACATTGTTGCCAGTTGAGGTATTTGGATCTCAGTTGCACAGATATTATGAGTATCCCAGAAGAAATCGGCAAACTACAAAATTTAGAGACACTGGACGTGTCATCTTATTCAATAGAAGGAAAATTACCAGCAACAATATACTATCTCGTGCAACTGGCCATTGAGAAAATTGGTTCGCCTATTTGTTTGTTCCAAATTAACGCTGCCAATGGAGATCACGAATCTTCAGGCTCTGCAAGTGCTATATACTATCTCCTGCAACTCTACAAAATTCTTagaaggtcttggtaagatgacTCAACTAAGAAGACTTGGGATAAAGTACTCAGAGCCTGATGGTTTGAATAGTGATGTGGGTGGATACAACAAAGTTTTCTGCTCATCTCTTCAGGCATTGTGAAAACATAACCTTCAGTTTCTTGAGATTCAGTGCTACAGTGATGATATCCTAGATATGCTGATGGATTCTGGGAATGCTTTTCCGCTTCTCCAAAAGCTTGCCATCACCATGTCCATCTGCAGCTTACCAAAGTGGGTTGGTTCACTAGTCCATCTCTCTTACATGCAAATTGTTGTTGAAACCATGGATAATGAAGGTCTCCATATATTGGGTAATCTgcctactttgctttatcttgaGCTGTGTAGATGCCACTTCCCTGTGGAAAGGCTTGTGGTGGGCAACCAAGGATTCCAGTGCCTAAAGGAGTTCTCCTTCCAAGTGCTGAATGGAAGAATGGGTCTGGCGTTCACACCGGAAGCTATGCCAGAGGTCGAAATATTATGTATCGAGTTTTATGCCAGGAAAACAAGGTGCAACCATGGCGTTGATGCTGATTTTGGCCTTGAGCACCTTTCATGTCTGACACATTTCATCGTTAAAATTCAATGTTGGGATGCCACTGCTGCAGAAGTGGAGTCCTTTGATTCTGCTATCAAGCATGCAGTCAAAACCCACCCGAATCTTCCTATGCTACAAATTATCAAAACTTCTGCAAACTACATGACTGAGGAAAATGAGAATTTGGAAGACAATCGTGTATGAGAGGACAATGTTGAGCATTGAGGAAACTGATGAGCTGTCTTAGACATAACGCAAGCAAAATCTGAACTTGTATAAACGATTGTTTGCAGGTACCTGATTTGATATTGCTCTCTCCCATGATTGCTCATTCTAGCAGCATTTCAAGGACTATACTAAAATTCATCGCTTGTGAAAAGTTAAGCTAATTTCATCATTTGCGTAAGTTTTATTTTCTCTGTATCAGAACATCGATTAATGCTGAACTGCGTTTGGTTGATTACCCTTGCATTACTTGTTAAGATTTATAAACCAAATGGAAAAgaagtggaaaagaaccagtttTTGTTTGTATGCCAACCATATTACTGCAATATTTTGCCAACAACTGTTGCTGACTGACTGACTTGCCTTTCCCAACTTTAGAACTGTTTGTGTTACATCGTAGCGATGATACTCCTTGCCTGGGATTGGTTACTGTGAAACGATTGCAGGAGTGGGTGAACAATTTCTTGACACCTTATTATTGAACATTTTTCtcgtaagttttttttttcaaaagaaaagTGGTAGGAGCTCTGCCTTGCATGTTGCATTAAAGTAAGGAAAGAAAGAACACCAAGTTTTGCCTCAACGGCAGAAACACCTCAGCAGGCTAAAAAAAATCCACAGCCCCTCAAAAGGACAAGCGTGATCAGCGTTGATGGGTATGGGAGGCTGGTAGCACCTTCCAGGCAAATATCATTAGAAGCCAACTCTATGAATCATTACAGTTCACCAGTTGTAGTGTTAGTTTCACTAAGGGCAAGTTGCCATATACTACTAGTAAATCTTGCCTTGTCATGCGACATGGCTACAATTGTTTGCGACTGCAAATAAGCTACATTATATTGCAACTTGGTGCTACGATTATTGACTATAGCAAAGTATCATAACTATTAAGTCATCAAAACCTGTTACCCTGACTGGTTCATACTGTCCGGCAACGCTAATATACATTGCAAACGCACGCTTATTGCTTACAAGAAAATGCAGGGAACCACCAACAGCTATGCTAAGCCCAGCTCACCGCATCCACCATCTTCTTGTTGCTTGGCAAGCGCCATCCGACACAGAGGATCATCGTTGGAGCTAGCGATGGTGTTCTCCATCGTGGGGATGAACTCCCTCCTCGCCAAGCTCACCGCCCTGCTCGGGGAGGAGTACATGAAGCACAAGAGCGTCCGCCGCAAGATCGCCTCCGCCAGAGACGAGCTGAGCAGCATGAACGCGCTGCTGCTCAAGCTGGCCGATGTGCAGGGGCTCCATCAGCAGCTCAAGGACTGGAGGAACAACGTGCGCGAGCTTGCCTACGACATGGAGGACTGCATCGACGCCTTCATGCACAAGCTCGCCCACGGCCACGGGGTTGCCAAACCCGGGGTCATCAAGAAGATGGCGCGCAAGATGAAGAGAATCTGGGTGCGGCACCGGGTGGCGGACCAGATCGAGGAGCTCACCGCCCGCGTCAAGGAAGTCAGTGAACGCCGGTCTAGGTATAAGCTCGACGAGAGTATCGTCAGGAGTGGAACCCATGTGGCTATCGACCCCCGGTTGCCTGTACTCCTAGCCGAATCCAAGGGCCTTGTAGGCGTTGATGGTCCACGAGACGTGATAACTGGGTGGTTGATGGATGGAGAGCCACAACTGAAGGTCGTCTCGATCGTAGGATTTGGAGGACTGGGCAAGACCACGATTGCCATGGAGGTTTATCGCTCCATTGGGGGACAAATCCACTACAAGGCCTCCACATCGGTGCCTCGGATCCTCGATCTCAAAAGGCTTACTAAGGATATACTTTCTCAGCTTCTACGCAAAGAGTATGAGAGTGGACAATTTGACAGACTGGAGGTTGAGCAATTGATACGCACTCTTAGGGATTATTTGCAAGATAAGAGGTACTTATAGTTACTTCCCTTTGTTAGTGCATACTCCATCTATATACAACTGTAtacaacaaaactggtttgataTTGCTTATGTATAACTCTCGGTTCCTCATACATTTCATTAAATGTCAAACAGGGTATTAGATGATACACTTAAGATAGCTTTACAATTGACTATATTTTTTTTGGAAGCCTTTTTATGGTCCACCTCAATTGCTACCACCTCCAATATATTATCAGTTTCACTAAGTTAATACAAAAAATACCGATATTTATGATGCccaataaatatcattagattcatcatgtatgttttcataataaatatatttggtatcataaatattaatgtaTTATGTCTTCTATGATATTAGCCCATGCAGTAGCACGGGTCGATGGACTAGTgtgtatattattattattattattattattattattattattattattattattattattattattattattattattattattattattattattattattattattattattatttagtgCACATGTCACACCTAAAAAATATGAGGTCAGATATAAGCCTTGGTTGAGAAAATCCACACTTTAATAGTTCAATTGTAGTCCTACATGCCATAAATTATTTTTAGATATTATGGAAGTTCACTCAAAGCAATTCTTTTAAATCACATACACAGGTACCTAATTGTCATTGATGATGTCTGGAGTACATCAGATTGGGAGCTCGTGAAGTCAATTCTACCTCATAATAGACATTATAGTAGAGTAATTACGACCACACACATCAGCAGCGTTGCTCAATCTTGCAGCAGTGATTCTCAAGATCTAATCTATGAAATTAGGGTAAAGTACACTTTACAACCCTCAACTTGCGtcaaagttcgattttcaaccttcaactatgaaaccggtcaagaaacaccctccaactatcaaaaccggacgaatttggtcctcggccggtttcaaaagcggttttctatttttgggaggcgccaaaattttaaattatttttttgagcatcttaacgtcctcaaatgaaaaaactcaaaactacaaagttgtagatctcattgaggtctacaatttacatataaaaattatcttcatccgacatcgtatcgaagtgttttctattttttgaaatttgagtctcatcacgcgacaaaatatggtgctgaaattttatattattttttcgagcatcttactgtcctcaaatgaaaaaaattaaaactacaaagttgtagatctcatcgaggtctacaatttacatataaaaattatcttcatccgacatcgtattgaagagttttctattttttgaaatttgagtctcatcacgcgacaaaacagttttgtcgcgtgatgagactcaaaatttcaaaaaatagaaaacccttcaatacgatgtcggatgaagataatttttatatataaattgtagacctcgatgagatctacaactttatagttttaatttttttcatttgaggacagtaagatgctcgaaaaaataatataaaatttcagcaccatattttgtcgcgtgatgagactcaaatttcaaaaaatagaaaacccttcgatacgatgtcggatgaagataatttttatatgtaaatggTAGACCTCaatgatatctacaactttgtagttttgagttttttcatttgaggacgttaagatgctcaaaaaaataatttaaaatttcggcgcctcccaaaaatagaaaatcgcttttgaaaccggccgaggaccaaattcgtccggttttgatagttggagggtgtttcttgaccggtttcatagttgaaggttgaaaatcgaactttggTGTAAGTTGAGGGTTGTAAAGTGTACTTTACCCATGAAATTAAGCCTCTAAACAGTGTCGATTCAAGAAGGCTATTCATGAGAAGGATTTTTCAACCAGAGCATGACTGTCCATCACAGCTAGAAGATGTTTCGAATGCAATCTTAAAAAAATGTGGTGGTTTGCCATTAGCTATAATAACTATATCAAGTTTGTTGTCTACCAAACCGAAAATAAGGGAACAGTGGGAGTTGGTGAAAAATGGTATTGGTTCTGCCAGAGAAGAAGCTTCAGCTCAAATGAAGAATATATTACTCTTCAGCTATTACGATCTTCCATATTATTTGAAGACATGCTTACTATATATAAGTGTGTTTCCAGAGGACTATTTGATTCGAAGGAAACAATTGATATGGAAGTGGATAGCAGAAGGTCTCGTTGACGGAGAAAGGGGTCAGAATCCGGAGGAAACAGGGGAGGCTTACTTTAATGAGCTAATCAACAGAAGCATGATCCAACCAGTTGGTATTCAGTATGATGGGAAGGCAAGGGCATGTCAACTCCATGATGTATTGCTCGACATTCTAATAGCACTGTCGGCTGAAGAAAATTTTGTTACGACATTTAATGGATATGGGGCTAAAGATCATCTGGGCAAGATACGCCGTTTGTGTTTGCATCACAGTTCACAGGTACACAGAAAATGAAGTTGAACAACTGAAGACGACAGACTTGGTTCATGTGCGTTCTTTCCATGCGTTTGGGTCTTGCAAGTATACTTTTGTTAGATTGGATTGCCCTGCGATGCGTGTGTTGGATTTAGAACGCTGTTCTTTACGTGTGCAAATTAAGAGCATACACAAGTGTCCGCAGTTGAGATATCTGAATCTAATTGGGGCAGATATTACAGAGGTCCCGGAGGAAATTGGGAATCTTCAATacttggagacaatggatttgagAGGGAGGTCACTGAATGGGAAACTGCCGCCTGCGATAGGTCAACTGAGAAGATTGAAGCACCTATTTCTTTCTGATGATTCAGTGTTGCCTGATGAGGTCACAAATCTGCGAGCTTTGCAGGTGTTGTGGATGCTCACTATAAACTCCATGAAGCTGGTAGAATGGCTTGGGGAAGTGAAAGAGCTAAGAGAGCTTTACATGGGGAGCATCAAGCCAAACGGGTCAGATGATCTTAGGAGCTACAACGAAAGCTTCGCGACAAGTCTACGTGAGCTGCGAAGGCACAACCTCCACCATCTATGCATCTTTCGGTACCCTGATGTCAGTGGAGTCACGAATCCGTTTGATGATGGATGCTTCGGCGCAATTTCCAGTCCTATGACGCCGATGACCccgcttcttcatctctctcacTTGGATACGTGGGTTCGCACCATGCGAGCGAGATATCTCCGTTGCCTTAGAGAGCTTCCCTGCCTTCTCTTCCTTCGCATGGGCGTACACGATTTTGCTCCCGCAGAAAGGTACCTCGTTTGCGGTAACGGATTTCGGTGCCTAAAGGAGTTCGTCTTCGACATGTTTGCTCCTGGGGGAAGAATTGGGCTGGTGTTTGCGCCAGGAGCTATGCCGGACCTCCAGACGCTCCGTCTTTTTCTCAGAGCAGAAGGGACCAAGGGCGACCATAGCGTTGGTGCCGGCTTCGACACTATCGGTGATGGTGCCACTACCACGGAGGTGGAGTCTTTTGAGGCGGCTATAAGCAGTGCAGTCTCCAGCCATCCCAACCACCCCATGATCGAGCTGGTACAGTCCAGAATCAAGGAACGTGAGATGCTCAAGTATGGCCAAGAGGAGGACCAGCAACAGCAAAGCGACAACAGTTCTGGTGCTCCCATGTTCCAGACCGATGTCGGTCGTCGGATTTATCATGGACGGACAGAACATAATATAGGCCAGAAAGGTACTCCTTCGATTCTATGGATCACCCCCTAAAGCTTTCTACATGTAATGCTAGTTATGCAATTCGATCATTCAGTCCTTGGCCGACCACCCTAGGCTTCCTCGGGATCCCTAGCTCGGACCAGGGACAGATCAGTGTAACTCGAGGTCACCTCCGAGTCTAGAAattttgcttttgtttttttttttgttttgtcttGTTGATTACATATGTTGTCTTGGCAACCGAGCCTAATAGATCAATGTAAAGCATGCAAACCTGCAATCTGTAGTGTCTATCCTGCCGTTCTTTTCTTTGCAACGAACTCTTGATAATTGATCATCCATGAGCAACTTCATTTAATTTGTACCATCTCTGCTTCGGTCGCAAGCCACGCCAAAATTCTAAGCGGTATTTCCTCGCTGGACTAGCAAAACTACTAATCAGAGGGGTAGAAAGAGCAAGACACTACATTACGTATTTCTCTGAGAACTGAGAACTGATTAGAGGAAGTACAAACTATATCCCTCACCCAAGAAAGCAAGAATACTAAAGTAAAATCTAGAATTGCGTTGGTGTATGTGCAGAAGGCTCTTTCTCAAGTGTAAAGAGGTCAAAGGTATATAGAGGGAGCTGAACCTGGAAGAGGCGCGACGGGACTTAGCTGAAGCTAGTTCAGCGAGAAACATGATGGATTCTGAATCTTGATAAGAGATCGCAGCTAACGATTGTGATGCTATTGTGGCTGTGATGGGGTGAGTGGAACAAAGAGGGCGACGGAGAACTGCACGGGAAATTGACCATCTCCAACGACTAACCTAGACATCTAGACCCAAAACGGTTAACAAGAGACATAAAATCGGCCTTCAACAAACTACACAGGAGACTCATTTTGGGTTGACCgagacacaacccaaatatgagcatTCTCTCtcctaaaaactcatttgcagaaaggattttTTTTAGgtcctgttgttggagaagataccGAATGAGCATTGAACCCTTTGTCTGAAGCGCTACCAAAGATCAAAtttgtcttgtattttgggtggtATTGTTGGAGATGACGGACAGGTTTCAGAAGAAAACAGAACCGAGTCTGCTACATGATAAATTTACGAGAGACAGAAATGGAGGAAACCTCATAGtggctttttttttttaaagtgaACACAGATGGAGATGGAGCTTTTGATAGCGATGCTGGTTCGGGTTCTCTGCAGGACGTGTTTCATGCTGAACTGCTGGGATGCTTAGCAGGCATGAAGGAAGCGGCAAGGATGGGTTTGCCTGGAGATTGGCGCAACCATGTCGAAGGCAGCGATTAAAGGTGATGAGTATCGGCCATCTGCTCTGGGAGGAATCATCACTGATCTTAGGCTCATTCTGTGTTTAGAGTTCAGCTCCTGGAATGTGTGTGTCTGTCCTCGAGTTTGTAATAAAACTGCTAGTGCTAATGCTTTAGCAGCTTTTGGGTCATTGGGTGCAGAAGGTCTAGTGGTTCCCAGGTCGTGGGACGCTGTGCCTCAAttcaggcctggtttagattgtaagtttttttactctctctttaTTACATTAAATttttggacatatgcatagagtattaaatgtagataaaaaaataactaattacacagtttgattgtaaattacgagacgaatcttttaagcctagttagaccatgattggacaataattgtcaaatacaaacgaaagtgctacaatgccaaatactgattcctaacctcaatctaaacaaggcctcgtaGAGGCTCTGTCGATCAGCGATTCAAGctgaggccccgtttagatgcgaaaatttttggcttttggctactgtagcactttcgtttgtatttggcaaaaattgtccaattatggactatttaggcttaaaagattcgtctcgccaattacagacaaactgtacaattagttattctttttacctacatttaatactctatgcatatgccgcaagatttgatgtgacgaggaatcttaaaaaattttggattttgggtggaatctaaacagggcctgaaTCAGGTGAGTAATAAATTTGCATTGCTTGCGTTGGTGTCTGTCGTTGAGGGCGCTATGCTAGTGGACGAGGTCACATTGAAAGCCTGTCAGACATTATTATAACAAAAATATTGTAAATGAAAATTACTTTTTATAATGTCAAATTATTTCCATTAAAAATAGCATATTTTTATCAATGCTTTTgtaaaaaaaagctaaaattaGTTTAACTTCTGAGAAATTTTGATGgactaattttatttttttattagggaAAAAAAGGAAGCaacgtttttttttttggccGAGCCCTGCGTTTGTTGGAGTTTTCTGGAACAAGCCTCCGCAGACCGCAGGTCTTGTAGCCTAAAATTCGTGGACGCCATGTACGGCCCAATAGGAATAGTAGCATCTTTCTTTCCTTTCCTATCCTACTCCGGCCTCTCTGCTGCGGTGCTGCCCCACGAGTCACTACGGTGTTTCTTTCTTTGTAAACGCAAATTATCAACCGCGAGACTACATGATAAACAGCACGATCGTTTCGtcatgatcgtggattatttactgctgactggtttggctgatttggtgtgagagaaaaatactgttctagcttataatccacaaTCGTATATGATCGTATAAGCCCAGCCGAATAGCCTGAAAGTTGTTGGTCAATGGTCATGCTCCTTTAATAAAATGAAAGGTGAAAGGGTACTCTCTCCGTCCCTTAAAAAAAAGTCGTTATGAGAATCGTGCTGATTAAACCTTCTCAACTTGAATCagatttatagaaaatgcgtagtatctccaaataagtttattatgaaagtatattcaacgatctatctaataatactaattatatcacataaatattaatattttattaaatatatttgatcaaaggGTTAAACGTTGTTGATTTTTTGGGAAACGAGAATTGCTCTTTTTGAGGAACAAAGCCCTATTCGCTGGGAGaaatttagagaaatctagatgaatctgaaggaatttgtgagaATGTGAACAATATTTTAAACCAGAAACAGTGAAATCCGGCTGAAAAACTCACTCTGGGCGTTCGGTActaccgaaccgatcggttcggttcctCGGTACCTCGGTAAATTCGGTTCCAGAGAACATCGGTACCGATCGGTTCCACAAAAAATTCGGTACCGACGTAATTCGGTATCGGTTCTTTCGGTTCGGTTCCGGTATTTACCGAAAGAACCGAACCAGCATGTAAAATCAGGTTCAGTAGCAAATTGTCAGAAATTTAATATGGTTTCATATAAAAATAATAGTGCTAAAATCACACATATAAAATGCCACAACACAACAGGCTG
It encodes:
- the LOC136452121 gene encoding disease resistance protein RGA5-like, with the translated sequence MNSLLAKLTALLGEEYMKHKSVRRKIASARDELSSMNALLLKLADVQGLHQQLKDWRNNVRELAYDMEDCIDAFMHKLAHGHGVAKPGVIKKMARKMKRIWVRHRVADQIEELTARVKEVSERRSRYKLDESIVRSGTHVAIDPRLPVLLAESKGLVGVDGPRDVITGWLMDGEPQLKVVSIVGFGGLGKTTIAMEVYRSIGGQIHYKASTSVPRILDLKRLTKDILSQLLRKEYESGQFDRLEVEQLIRTLRDYLQDKRYLIVIDDVWSTSDWELVKSILPHNRHYSRVITTTHISSVAQSCSSDSQDLIYEIRPLNSVDSRRLFMRRIFQPEHDCPSQLEDVSNAILKKCGGLPLAIITISSLLSTKPKIREQWELVKNGIGSAREEASAQMKNILLFSYYDLPYYLKTCLLYISVFPEDYLIRRKQLIWKWIAEGLVDGERGQNPEETGEAYFNELINRSMIQPVGIQYDGKARACQLHDVLLDILIALSAEENFVTTFNGYGAKDHLGKIRRLCLHHSSQSIHKCPQLRYLNLIGADITEVPEEIGNLQYLETMDLRGRSLNGKLPPAIGQLRRLKHLFLSDDSVLPDEVTNLRALQVLWMLTINSMKLVEWLGEVKELRELYMGSIKPNGSDDLRSYNESFATSLRELRRHNLHHLCIFRYPDVSGVTNPFDDGCFGAISSPMTPMTPLLHLSHLDTWVRTMRARYLRCLRELPCLLFLRMGVHDFAPAERYLVCGNGFRCLKEFVFDMFAPGGRIGLVFAPGAMPDLQTLRLFLRAEGTKGDHSVGAGFDTIGDGATTTEVESFEAAISSAVSSHPNHPMIELVQSRIKEREMLKYGQEEDQQQQSDNSSGAPMFQTDDVFHAELLGCLAGMKEAARMGLPGDWRNHVEGSD